One Spinacia oleracea cultivar Varoflay chromosome 4, BTI_SOV_V1, whole genome shotgun sequence DNA segment encodes these proteins:
- the LOC110802587 gene encoding uncharacterized protein, with product MAAALVQLLREYKEIFAFTVEEMPGIDPAVAVHKLNVDSAMKPVRQKKMNHGEARNLAAVAEVQKLMDAGFIRPCQYPDWVANVGLVPKPNGTWRMCVDYTNLNKACPKDSFPLPKIDRLVDSTAGHAMMSFMDAYSGFHQIPLWPEDQKKTSFVTEQGLYCYQNAELKYPTIEKFGFPLFLASKKLRPYFLAHRLIVYTDQPLKRPFTNLEASGRILNWAIELNAFDNSYEPRKAIKGKAFADFIAEMTRPLYLKNEKTQWVVHVDGSATQNGCGAGIICESPEGDVYEYAMRFNFQTSNNEAEYEALICGIQMSKAARATEVLVLSDSQLMVSQVKGEYEAKDDAMIKYLEIVHQEAQQLTSFEIQHIPRTENSKADALSKLASSASCDTPRHVFWEAKRLPKKCTWFEIWNGTLYKKAFSRPLLHCVTPEKGHEVLEDLHQGLCSSHIRGRALAEKALRTGYYWPTLKEDALDLVKRCDKCQRFAHLIRRPAHKLTPITSPIPFAKWGMDLLGPYTTVPGGLRYVIIAVDYFTKWVEAEALKNTKAQDVRAFIWKNIITRFGMPQSIIFDNGPQFKTPKLES from the exons ATGGCAGCGGCATTGGTGCAACTGCTTCGAGAATACAAAGAAATATTTGCTTTCACGGTAGAGGAGATGCCAGGCATTGATCCGGCCGTAGCCGTGCACAAGCTGAATGTAGATAGCGCTATGAAACCAGTACGTCAGAAGAAAAtgaatcatggagaagcaagGAATTTAGCTGCTGTTGCTGAAGTTCAGAAGCTAATGGACGCAGGCTTCATACGTCCATGTCAGTACCCAGACTGGGTAGCCAATGTTGGACTAGTACCTAAGCCCAATGGGACGTGGAGGATGTGTGTCGATTATACTAATCTAAATAAAGCCTGccccaaggacagtttcccGCTACCGAAGATAGATCGACTCGTCGACTCAACGGCagggcatgccatgatgagcttcatggacgcttACTCCGGATTTCATCAGATCCCTTTGTGGCCTGAAGACCAAAAGAAGACATCATTTGTCACAGAGcaaggattgtactgctacCAA AATGCAGAACTTAAATATCCAACTATTGAAAAATTTGGCTTCCCTCTGTTCTTGGCTAGCAAGAAGCTTCGCCCTTACTTCCTGGCCCATCGGCTGATAGTATACACGGATCAACCTCTGAAACGGCCATTTACGAATCTGGAAGCGTCTGGGAGAATTCTCAACTGGGCAATCGAGCTTAATGCATTTGACAATTCGTACGAGCCGCGGAAGGCCATAAAGGGGAAGGCTTTTGCTGACTTTATTGCAGAAATGACTAGGCCACTCTATTTGAAAAACGAAAAGACTCAGTGGGTGGTCCACGTGGATGGCTCTGCCACCCAAAATGGATGTGGAGCCGGCATTATCTGTGAATCGCCAGAAGGGGATgtctatgaatatgcaatgcgtTTTAACTTTCAGACGTCGAACAATGAAGCAGAGTATGAAGCCTTGATATGCGGAATCCAAATGAGCAAAGCAGCAAGGGCGACAGAGGTCCTGGTTTTATCCGACTCACAGTTAATGGTCAGTCAAGTAAAGGGAGAATATGAAGCCAAGGATGACGCCATGATAAAATATTTGGAAATTGTCCATCAAGAAGCTCAGCAGCTTACCAGCTTTGAAATACAACACATACCCCGGACTGAAAACAGCAAGGCGGACGCCTTATCCAAGTTGGCAAGTTCAGCATCCTGCGACACACCACGTCAtgtattttgggag GCAAAAAGGTTACCAAAGAAATGCACCTGGTTCGAGATATGGAACGGGACTCTATACAAAAAGGCTTTCTCACGGCCTCTTCTTCACTGCGTAACCCCAGAGAAGGGGCATGAAGTACTGGAAGATCTCcatcagggattatgcagctcGCACATAAGGGGGAGGGCCTTGGCAGAAAAGGCTCTAAGAACTGGATAttattggcccactctcaaagaagacgctCTAGACTTGGTTAAGCGGTGTGATAAATGTCAACGGTTTGCTCATCTAATTCGACGGCCGGCTCATAAACTAACACCAATCACCAGCCCAATACCatttgccaaatgggggatggacctaTTAGGCCCTTATACGACGGTACCAGGAGGATTGCGCTATGTGATAATTGCcgtcgactacttcaccaagtgggtAGAAGCTGAAGCCCTGAAAAACACTAAGGCCCAGGACGTGAGAGCTTTCATCTGGAAAAATATCATTACAAGGTTCGGCATGCCTCAGTCCATTATCTTTGAcaatgggccacaattcaagacaCCCAAATTGGAGAGTTAG